GTGGGGCGACGCCGGGCCGGTGACCCCGGAGGCGTTCGCGGCGCGCGTGGCCGCCGCCCCCGTCGAGCCGGTCGGGGAGGTATCCCTGGACCGCTTCCTCGCCCACCACCTGGAGACCAGCGACCCGTACGACACCGAGGCGCAGCGGATCCGCCCGCGCTACGAGCGGCTGAAGGCGCTGCTCCTGGAAAGGCTGGACGGCGTGCGCGTTTTCCGCGTCGGCGAGGTGCAGGTGCGCTGCTACGTCGTGGGGCGGGACGGGCGGGGGAACCTGGCCGGATACCGGACCCTCGCGGTCGAGACCTGAGCGGACTCCCTTCGATTTCGGCCGGAGACATGCTCCCTGTTGTTGGGCACCTAATTCTGGATTAACTTGTTGGGCTGGAAATTCTTCGACACCTGAAGCAGTTCCTCCCGCGCATCCCGCCGTCCGGCGGGATCGGACGATCCATCCTGCACAGAGGCGATTCATGCGCACACGCTCCATCGGCGTTGCCGGTGCCTTCTCGCTTGTCCTGGCGCTCATCTCCTGTACCGACGTGAGCCCGGTCGGCCCGGAGTCTCGCGACGCGGCGCTGCTGTCGACGGCGACGGTGCAGCGCCCCCAGGTCGTGATCAGCCAGATCTACGGCGGAGGCGGCAACTCCGGCGCGACGCTCAGGAACGACTTCATCGAGCTCTTCAACCCGGGCACGGAGCCGGTGAGCCTGGAGGGCTGGAGCGTCCAGTACGCCTCCGCGAGCGGCACCTCGTGGCAGTTCACCGCCCTGTCGGACACGATCCATCCGGGAGGGTACTACCTGGTGCAGCAGGGAGCGGGTGCCGGGGGGAGCGTGAGCCTGCCGACCCCGGACGCGACCGGCGGCATCGCGATGAGCGCCACCAACGGCAAGGTCGCGCTGGTGCGGAGCCCCGGCGCGCTCCCCGCGGGAACGTGCCCGTCGGGACCGTCCGTGGTGGACCATGTGAGCTTCGGCACCACCGCGACGGACTGCGGGTTCGGCACCACCGGCTCGCTGAGCAACACGACGGCCGCGCTCCGCAACGGCGACGGCTGCTCGTACACCCAGAAGCTGTCGGCCGACTTCAGCGTGGGCGCCCCGGAGCCGCGCAACAGCAGCAGCCGGAGGACCACCTGCGCGTCCTCGGACACGCCGCTGCCTCCGCCGTCGACCCCGGTGGTGGGGGACCTCGTCATCAACGAGGTGCTGGCGGACCCCAACGCGGTGCTTGACTCGGTGGGTGAGTGGTTCGAGGTCTACAACCGCAGCGCGTCCCCGGTGAACCTGCAGGGCTGGCAGATCCTCTCCCGCAACGACGCGCCCCACACCATCAACGCCAGCGTGGTGGTGCCGGCCGGCGGCTACGCGGTGCTCGCCCGCAATGGCGACACCTCCGTCAACGGCGGGGTAGCGGCCGACTATGTCTACCATACGGGCGACGCCACCCTCAACCTGGCGAACAGCGTCGACTGGCTGGTGCTGCGCGACGTGACGGGGGCCCAGGTGGACTCCGTGGCCTGGAACACTACCGCCCCGCGGGGCGCCTCCCGCGCGCTGCTGGACCCCGATTCCGACAACACCAGCGTGGACGGGGACAGGTGGAGCACCTCGCTGGTGGTCTTCGGAGCGGGGGACCGGGGAACCCCGGGGAGCGACAACAACGCGCCGCTGCCCCCTCCGGGAGAGGTGGCGAGCATCTTCCTGAGCATCAACGCCCCGGCGCAGGTGCCGGCCGGCTATACCAAGCCCGCCTTCCCCACCGCGCGCGACGCCTTCGGCACCATCATCTCCCCGCCGCCGGCCTACACCTGGACGAGCTCCGACCCGTCGGTCGCGAGGGTGGACGAGCTGGGCTACATCACCGGCGTCTCCGTGGGGACCGTGACCATCCGCGCCACCGCACCCAACGGGGTGTCCGGCAGCGCCGGCTTCTCGGTGATCGCGGCCGACGCGCCCACGCCGGCCGTCTACCGGAACCACCTGGAGTTCGGGATCCCCACGGACGGCACCCCGGGCGACGACCACCTGATGCGGAAGCCGCAGTTCGCGCTCTCGTACAGCACCGTCCGCGGCGGGCCCAACTGGGTGAGCTGGAACATCAACGCCACGCACTTCGGGCCGGAGGACCGCTGCAACTGCTTCACGGCCGACCAGAGCCTCCCCGACGCCTTCTACAAGGTGGTGGACTTCGACTACCGGAACGGCGGGTACGACCGCGGGCACATGGTGCAGTCCTTCACCCGGACCACCACGGAGCAGGAGAACGCGGCCACCTTCCTGCTGACCAACATCCTCCCGCAGGCCGCCAACAACAACCAGGGTCCCTGGGGGGCGTTCGAGAACTACACGAACGACGTGGTGCGAAGGCAGGGGAAGGAGGCCTACGTGGTCGCGGGGGGCGAGTACTCCGCGAACCCGCAGACGCTCAAGGGCGAGGGGAAGGTGCAGGTCCCGGAGTTCACCTGGAAGGTGGTGGTCTTCGTGGCCGGCGGTAAGGGGCTCGCCGACGTGAAGTCGCTCGCCGACCTGGAGGTGGTCGCGGTGCGGATGCCCAACGACACCGCGGCCGCCCGCACCATCCGCAACACCCCGTGGGAGACGTTCAAGACCACGGTGGACGACATCGAGGCGCGCGTCGGCTACGACCTCCTGGACCGGCTCCCGGACGCGATCGAGCGGATCGTGGAGAGCGGGACCCGCTTCCCCACCGCCCGCGTGGACGGG
Above is a window of Longimicrobiaceae bacterium DNA encoding:
- a CDS encoding nuclease A inhibitor family protein; the protein is MEPANEPSAVLDPALRRELEQAAEGLVYSSEGDHPFEVFALPWGDAGPVTPEAFAARVAAAPVEPVGEVSLDRFLAHHLETSDPYDTEAQRIRPRYERLKALLLERLDGVRVFRVGEVQVRCYVVGRDGRGNLAGYRTLAVET
- a CDS encoding DNA/RNA non-specific endonuclease yields the protein MRTRSIGVAGAFSLVLALISCTDVSPVGPESRDAALLSTATVQRPQVVISQIYGGGGNSGATLRNDFIELFNPGTEPVSLEGWSVQYASASGTSWQFTALSDTIHPGGYYLVQQGAGAGGSVSLPTPDATGGIAMSATNGKVALVRSPGALPAGTCPSGPSVVDHVSFGTTATDCGFGTTGSLSNTTAALRNGDGCSYTQKLSADFSVGAPEPRNSSSRRTTCASSDTPLPPPSTPVVGDLVINEVLADPNAVLDSVGEWFEVYNRSASPVNLQGWQILSRNDAPHTINASVVVPAGGYAVLARNGDTSVNGGVAADYVYHTGDATLNLANSVDWLVLRDVTGAQVDSVAWNTTAPRGASRALLDPDSDNTSVDGDRWSTSLVVFGAGDRGTPGSDNNAPLPPPGEVASIFLSINAPAQVPAGYTKPAFPTARDAFGTIISPPPAYTWTSSDPSVARVDELGYITGVSVGTVTIRATAPNGVSGSAGFSVIAADAPTPAVYRNHLEFGIPTDGTPGDDHLMRKPQFALSYSTVRGGPNWVSWNINATHFGPEDRCNCFTADQSLPDAFYKVVDFDYRNGGYDRGHMVQSFTRTTTEQENAATFLLTNILPQAANNNQGPWGAFENYTNDVVRRQGKEAYVVAGGEYSANPQTLKGEGKVQVPEFTWKVVVFVAGGKGLADVKSLADLEVVAVRMPNDTAAARTIRNTPWETFKTTVDDIEARVGYDLLDRLPDAIERIVESGTRFPTARVDGPYTGVEGSPVSFDAGASTDPDGDALTYAWDFGDGSTGTGVAPTHSYADNGNYVVKVTVSDPYGASSTATTSVMVVNVAPTVAAFSGGTVIRGETFTSAGTFADPGADTWTATVDYGDGSGARPLALSGKAFSLSHAYSAAGTYTVTVTVTDDDGDASTRTASVTVQTPAQAVQRIMASVDGLVAAGDLTRGEGAALNATLDAARASADRDPVAAANQLGAFINQVEALRGSGRLSAAEAERLIAAARRVIRSIG